The proteins below come from a single Lodderomyces elongisporus chromosome 3, complete sequence genomic window:
- the PMU1_3 gene encoding putative phosphoglycerate mutase pmu1 has protein sequence MKALSVWLSSWMLAPVLADGNDSFTFPKFESSTDYFEQSDPDISVGSVNYTHNFGLKDQYSWSQVLDQLDEYHKLFFIVRHAFGVHQCNTPSTDWTCYWQTLDGSDGQVWADALLTPQGVEQSKSLSQQIKSTPELPQPDRHFSSPLRRTLETWEYVWKDVTDKTPLIKEFARETYGIQTESKRHPKSYIKTNWPYVTFEDGFTEADELWSSSKRETGQHRKYRAASLLNDIFEQTSADEKVISLVSHSGLIGSILEVIGHRDYPINNAVLLPVLIQRKKHKTDEYKLSKPDKTFSDICPDKPSSITQGPELTCSAAPYRVSA, from the coding sequence ATGAAGGCACTTTCAGTATGGCTTAGCTCGTGGATGCTAGCACCAGTGCTAGCAGATGGTAATGATTCATTTACTTTCCCCAAATTCGAATCATCTACCGACTATTTTGAGCAAAGCGATCCTGACATTTCAGTGGGAAGCGTCAATTATACTCACAATTTTGGATTGAAGGATCAATATTCATGGAGCCAGGTTTTAGATCAATTGGACGAATACCACaagttgttttttattgtgAGACACGCATTTGGCGTGCATCAATGTAATACTCCCTCTACTGATTGGACATGCTATTGGCAAACTTTGGACGGTTCAGATGGCCAGGTTTGGGCAGATGCATTATTGACACCACAAGGTGTTGAGCAGAGCAAAAGCTTATCGCAACAGATCAAATCAACGCCCGAGTTGCCACAGCCAGATAGACATTTCTCTTCTCCACTCAGAAGAACTTTGGAAACATGGGAGTATGTGTGGAAAGATGTTACTGATAAGACTCCCTTGATCAAAGAGTTTGCAAGAGAAACATACGGTATCCAAACTGAAAGCAAGAGACATCCCAAATCCTATATCAAAACAAACTGGCCCTACGTTACTTTTGAAGATGGCTTTACTGAAGCCGATGAGTTGTGGTCGTCTTCAAAACGTGAAACTGGACAACACAGAAAGTACCGTGCTGCCTCCTTATTAAATGATATATTCGAGCAAACTTCGGCAGATGAAAAAGTCATATCATTGGTTTCTCATTCAGGTCTCATTGGCTCAATCTTGGAAGTTATTGGTCATAGAGACTATCCAATCAACAATGCAGTTTTGTTGCCTGTTTTGATTCAGAGAAAAAAGCACAAGACTGATGAGTACAAGTTGAGCAAGCCAGATAAGACATTTAGCGACATTTGTCCTGATAAGCCATCGCTGATTACTCAGGGACCAGAATTGACTTGTAGTGCTGCTCCGTATAGAGTTAGTGCTTAA